Below is a genomic region from Henckelia pumila isolate YLH828 chromosome 3, ASM3356847v2, whole genome shotgun sequence.
CCGCATTTCAGGAATCTCTGCTGCACATTCTAAGGCGACATCTAAGATCGATATCAAGCACTTCTCATATTTACTTCTACTGATCACTTCATCTGAACTCAATAAAGGGTTGTGGACTATCTGCATTATATCGTCGCGAAACGATTCAGACACCCATTTTGTCAATGTCAACTCACCCGAAAACATGTCGTCTGTTGGCTTCTTTCCTGTAAATGTTTCCATCAACAAAATCCCATAGCTATAAACATCCGCCATGGTCGAAACTATACCCGTGGATCCATACTCTGACAAGACGAACAAGCCGTCATCGAAACACATGAAAGATCAGTAGCTAAATCAATGCATGAATatgctatatataatatatattcgaCCAAATTAATTTGAATAGCATGATACTTAAATTTGAATTACCTGGTGCCATATACCCAATTGTACCCAGAGTTTTAGTTTGCTCCATTCTCTGTTCTTCTGTGAGGAGTTTGGCTATGCCAAAGTCACCTACGTATGCAATCATATCTTCATCCATGAGGATATTACTTGGCTTCAAATCGCAATGCACGATCGGTGAGGAATACCCATGATGCAGATACTCTATTGCAGATGCGACATCTATCATTATTCCCAATTTTCGAACCAAAGTTAAGGATAATTCAGGTGAGTAGAGCCATTTGTCAAGGTCTCCGTTGGGAATATATGCCATCACCAAAGCCTTGAAATCGAGGTTGGAACAACTAGTAATGACCTTAACTAGATTTCTATGACGAATACTACGCATTATTAGGCACTCAGTGTCGAAGCTCTGTAGTGCCCGCTGCATGTCTGAATTGAAGACCTTGACAGCATACGTCTTCTCATCAGAAAAAACCCCTTTATACACCAAGCCGTAGCTTCCGCTTCCAATCAGATTTCCTTGATCGAAGTTGTTAGTGGCTCGAACAATTTCATGATATGATATTCTCTCGAGTATGAGGCTAGGGATATTGGGCAGAGTTGGAAAAAATATGGTCTTTCTACCACCATATTTTAGATACAAGATTACAATTGTGGCAACAACAACAAATGAAAGTATCGGTGGCAGTATGAACCTTAAAAGCCTCTTGTTACTTGATGTTTTTCGCATGACATTATTTTCTTTGCATGGCTTGAGATTGAGTCGAGAAGCTCCACACAAATCTGTATTACCTTTGAAAGAATCAGCCGTGAAGTTGACAAAATTCCCTCCATTTGGAATTTCACCACTGAGTTCATTGAAAGAAACATTCAAGTACTTGAGATTTGGAAGTGTCTCCAACAACCGTGGAATGGAACCGGAAAGATTGTTGAGGGATAGGTCCAAGTGTTCCAAGACCTTCAAGTCTGCAAAGGAATCCGGTATTTCACCATCGAAGCTGTTATTCGATAATGCTAAATTGCTTAGACTCTGAAGCTTCACGATACTTGTTGGAATTCTTCCAGAGAGTTGATTTTCAGATAAATCTAACTCCACCAAGCTCTCCATATTGCCTATTTCTTCGGATATGGAGCCATCGAAAAAGTTATTAGAGAAAGATACATTTTGAATCACCTTATTCAACCAAAAAGTGTTCGGTATGCTAGCATTGAAGGTGTTAACCGAAACGTCTATTAATTTCAGCAATGGTAGAGACCCTAAACAACTTGGTAGCATTCCAGACATTCTGTTCTCCGAAAAAGATGCAGCATACATGTTTTTCAGATTGCAAAAGCCAAGAGGGATGGAACCCTCCAGCTTATTTTCATTCACTGCAAATAGCTGCAAGTTCGTTAAAGTTTGCAGAGTCTCAGGAATCACCCCTGTTAACTCATTTTTTCCGATGTGTAACCTAATCAAGCTGCTAAGATTCCCAATTTCTTCGGGGATTCGGCCTTCCATCTCGCAAGAGAAGGCAAGTAAAGTATCTACAGATGCAGAAAGATTGCTGGACCCAATAGATTTGGGAAGCATTCCGGTTATGGGATTACTGGAAAAGCTAATTATCTGGAGATTCTTGCAATTTGCAAGCGGAGTTAAAAAGTCTTGGTTTGGTATGGATAAATTGTTGGTGAAATAATTAAGTTCCAAATTAAACAGTTGAAGCAGGGGTAGATTCCTGAGAGATATTGGTATGAGGCCAGTGAAAGAGTTGGAAGAGAGATCGAGAGAAACGAGTCTGGAGAGATTTGAAATAGAAGTCGGGATGCTTCCATGGAATCGATTCACGCCAAGTAAAAGACGCTCAAGATTCGGAAGACTTTTGCCGATCAAAGGAGGGAGAGTACCAGATAGATTATTATTCTCCACGAAGGAAAGTGTTTGCAAATTGGAGAGATTGAAAACAGAGCGTGGGACTTCACCGCTGAGTCTGTTGGATGCCAAATCCAACACAGTTAAACTCCATAAACTTCCCAGTTCCAAGGGAATGTTGCCTTGGATATTGGTTTCCCTTATCCTTAAATACTCCAAATTCGACAAATTCCCAATCGAGGATGGAACAGTGCCTGTGTAGAGaataataattttgtaatttcaaagcAAATATATAATCTTGTTGTACGTGACTTTTAAAAATCCTAACATGAAACATGCTTAGTACCTGTCAGTTTACTTTGTCCGACGGAGAAATACAGGAGCTGTGACAAGTTTCCAATTTCCATGGGGATGCT
It encodes:
- the LOC140886104 gene encoding uncharacterized protein; the protein is MRKICPTLLIVAVLNLISICGADDESSLLAIKAHLASHSNTILATNWTQGTDFCTWIGIICGRKHLRVTGLNLFNMGLQGTIPLQISNLSFLTFLDISNNSFSSQIPDGIWNLRRLRVMNMRYNQLSGPIPSSLGSLSNLESLILRGNSLSGSVPWSKFNFSKLTTIDLDDNHLTGTLPTDICQQLPNLRYLLAYRNQIHGDIPKSLGKCAHLKVLDLVVNSFSGSIPMEIGNLSQLLYFSVGQSKLTGTVPSSIGNLSNLEYLRIRETNIQGNIPLELGSLWSLTVLDLASNRLSGEVPRSVFNLSNLQTLSFVENNNLSGTLPPLIGKSLPNLERLLLGVNRFHGSIPTSISNLSRLVSLDLSSNSFTGLIPISLRNLPLLQLFNLELNYFTNNLSIPNQDFLTPLANCKNLQIISFSSNPITGMLPKSIGSSNLSASVDTLLAFSCEMEGRIPEEIGNLSSLIRLHIGKNELTGVIPETLQTLTNLQLFAVNENKLEGSIPLGFCNLKNMYAASFSENRMSGMLPSCLGSLPLLKLIDVSVNTFNASIPNTFWLNKVIQNVSFSNNFFDGSISEEIGNMESLVELDLSENQLSGRIPTSIVKLQSLSNLALSNNSFDGEIPDSFADLKVLEHLDLSLNNLSGSIPRLLETLPNLKYLNVSFNELSGEIPNGGNFVNFTADSFKGNTDLCGASRLNLKPCKENNVMRKTSSNKRLLRFILPPILSFVVVATIVILYLKYGGRKTIFFPTLPNIPSLILERISYHEIVRATNNFDQGNLIGSGSYGLVYKGVFSDEKTYAVKVFNSDMQRALQSFDTECLIMRSIRHRNLVKVITSCSNLDFKALVMAYIPNGDLDKWLYSPELSLTLVRKLGIMIDVASAIEYLHHGYSSPIVHCDLKPSNILMDEDMIAYVGDFGIAKLLTEEQRMEQTKTLGTIGYMAPEYGSTGIVSTMADVYSYGILLMETFTGKKPTDDMFSGELTLTKWVSESFRDDIMQIVHNPLLSSDEVISRSKYEKCLISILDVALECAAEIPEMRLKMNDVVSKLQKIKIELLH